A section of the Pseudovibrio sp. M1P-2-3 genome encodes:
- the smpB gene encoding SsrA-binding protein SmpB: protein MAAKKTGSPNRKVVADNRKARFNFEIETVYEAGIELKGTEVKSLREGKANVAESYAAEEGGELWIYNFYIPEYLQGNRFNHEPRRPRKLLMHRREIARLTAAVQKDGKTIVPLKVYFNEKGRAKMEVALAKGKKLHDKRQTEKNRDWGREKQRLLKTGG from the coding sequence ATGGCTGCTAAAAAAACAGGCTCTCCAAATCGCAAGGTTGTTGCAGACAACCGGAAGGCCCGTTTCAACTTTGAAATTGAAACTGTGTATGAGGCTGGAATCGAGCTGAAAGGCACAGAAGTTAAATCCTTGCGCGAAGGCAAGGCGAACGTTGCTGAATCCTATGCAGCGGAGGAGGGCGGCGAACTCTGGATCTACAATTTCTATATTCCAGAGTACTTGCAGGGTAACCGCTTTAATCACGAACCTCGCAGACCACGTAAGCTTTTGATGCACAGACGTGAAATTGCGCGTCTCACAGCTGCCGTCCAAAAAGACGGTAAAACCATCGTTCCCTTGAAAGTGTACTTCAATGAAAAAGGGAGAGCGAAAATGGAAGTTGCGCTGGCCAAAGGTAAGAAGCTTCATGACAAACGGCAGACCGAGAAAAATCGGGACTGGGGACGTGAGAAGCAGCGGCTGCTAAAGACCGGTGGTTGA